GAGATCGAGATCACCGCGCAGCAGAATCTGTTGCTGGTGACCGGCAAGAAGGACGACAAGGCGGAGAATAATCAGTTCCTCCACCTCGGCATCGCTAACCGCAGCTTCGAGCGGCGGTTCGAGTTGGCCGACTTCGTGTTCGTGGAGGACGCACGATTGAACGATGGCCTGCTGGTGATCGATCTGGTTCGCGAGGTGCCCGAGGCGATGAAGCCGAAGAGCATTTCGATCCGGACCGGCGCACCGCTCGCCGCCGTCGAGAACAAGGTGGCCGACGAAGCACAGGCCGCCTGACCGGGATCGGCGTCTCTTTGCTCCCTTTCGAGGCGCCGGTGGGGGCGTCCGGGCCGCAAGGCTCGGGCGCCTTTCCCTTTTCTACGCCGGCACGCGCCGCCGTCGATCGCGGCGCAACGCCGCGCCGACACTGGCGAACCCCAGCAGCAACATCGCCCATGTCGCCGGTTCCGGCACCGCCGCCAGCCCGAAGCCGAACGTGCTGTTGATGTCGTTGTACAGCGCGCGATGCACGGCGGCTGTCGGATGCGTGCCGTCGAACGAGAAATAACCGGTGCACGCCGGGAAGGCCGCTGCTCCCTGGCAGGTCGTCTCCGGCCTCTTTTCGACCGGCAGGATCAGCGTGTCCGGCAGGTCATAGGCCGCGGGGTTGGCCTGCAGGCGACCGAAGAAGTCGAGATAGCTGTACCGCATCAACCTGGTGTCCGGGGTGAGTTGTAGCTTCGCCAGTTCGCTTGACAGATATCCCTCCGCCTTGATTGAATAGGCGAGCGGCGCACCGGGGATGGCGACCGGAAACCCGGTCAGCAGGATGTTGCGGGCGCCGAGCTTGCCGAGCGCCGCGACGGCGGCGGCGTAATTCGCAGCCGCGGTCCGGAGGTAGGCGTCGGGATCGGTCACGCCGGACGCCGGCCCCTCCACGGCCGCGAACACGTCGTTGCCGCCGAAGTTAAGGACGTACAATCCCCTCGGGTCGGCTGTCTTTCCGCCAGCCAGCGCCAGTTTGTACAGCCCGACCTGTTCCAGTGCGTCCGGCACAAACGTCGTGGCGGTCGCGCGCGCGCCTCCGAAGGCGAAGTTGCTGCCGTTGTTCAGCGACGCCACGGTCGGCGTTCCGAACATGGCGATGCTCAGCAAGTCGGTATAGTCATAGCCGTTGGTGAAGCGCCCATCGACATAACCCTTGGCCGGGTCGGCCCCGAAACCCAGCTTGCGGACGTTTCCGGCGTCGACCAGGCTATCACCGAACACCGTCAGCGATGAGAACGGCGGCACCGTCGTTTGCGCCGCCGCCGGCACCGCGACCATCATCGCCACCGCACACAGCAATCCTGCCGATCGTCCCATCATGCCATCCTCCCGTTATTATTTGTAAACGGAAGGTTAACGGGGTGCCCCAGGATGCGCAACGGCGGCCGGAGCGGATGGATCAGACCAGTCGGCTTTGCTTGACGGCCGCAGCGATGAAGCTGGCGAACAGCGGATGCGGGTCGAACGGCTTGCTTTTCAGCTCCGGGTGGAACTGCACGCCGACGAACCACGGATGGTCGGGCCGCTCGACGATCTCGGGCAGCGTGCCGTCGGGCGACATGCCCGAGAACACCAAACCGCCTTTCTCCAGCGCTTCCCGGTACGAAGTGTTCACCTCGTAGCGATGACGATGGCGCTCCTCGATCGTGTCGCTGCCGTAGATCGATGCGACCACGCTGTTGCCGGTCAGCGCCGCCGGGTACGCACCCAGCCGCATCGTACCGCCCAGGTCGCCGTTCTCGGCGCGCTTCTCCAGGCCGCGCTCGCCCATCCATTCGGTGATCAGCCCGACGACCGGCTCCGTGGTCGGTCCGAACTCCGTGGACGAAGCCTGTGCGATCCCGGCGAGATCACGCGCGCCCTCGACACACGCCATCTGCATTCCGAAGCAGATCCCGAAATACGGCACGTTATGCTCGCGCGCAAAGCGGACCGAGGCGATCTTGCCCTCCGCCCCGCGTGACCCGAACGCGCCGGGGACGAGGATCGCGTCGCACGGCTCCAGATGCGCCGCGATCTCGCTGTCATCGTCGCCCTCGAACAATTCGGCGTCGATCCAGCGGATGTTGACCTTTACGCGATTCGCGATCCCGCCGTGCACCAGCGCCTCGTTAAGCGACTTGTACGCGTCCTGCAGGCCGACATACTTGCCGACGACGCCGACCGTTACTTCGCCTTCGGGCTGCATCAGCCGCTCGACGATCTCTGCCCAGCGGCTCAGGTCGGGCGGCGACGACGGGGTGATCCCGAACGCGCGCAGCACTTCCGAATCGAGCCCCTCGCCGTGATATTGCAACGGCACCGCGTAGATGCTTTTCGCGTCGAGTGCCGGAATCACCGCGCTCTCCGGCACGTTGCAGAACAGCGCGATCTTGGCGCGTTCCGATTCAGGTAGCGGCTGTTCGCAACGGCACACCAGCACGTCGGGCTGCACGCCCAGCGCCGCCAGCTCACGCACCGAATGCTGCGTCGGCTTGGTCTTCAGCTCGCCGGCTGCCGCGATATACGGCACCAGCGTGACGTGGATGCTGATCGCATTGCCGCGCCCGACCTCGTTCTTCAGCTGGCGGATCGCCTCGATGAACGGCAGCGACTCGATATCGCCGACCGTCCCGCCGATTTCGCACAGCACGAAGTCGAGGTCGTCGGTCTCCGCCTTGGCGAACGCCTTGATCGCATCGGTGACGTGCGGGATCACCTGCACGGTCGCGCCCAGATAGTCGCCGCGCCGCTCGCGCTCGATGATCGTCTTGTAGATCCGGCCGCTGGTCACATTGTCGGACTGCCGCGCCGACACACCGGTGAAGCGCTCGTAATGACCGAGATCGAGGTCGGTCTCCGCGCCGTCGTCGGTGACGTAGACCTCGCCGTGCTGATACGGGCTCATCGTGCCCGGATCGACGTTCAGGTAGGGATCGAACTTGCGGATCCGCACGCGATAACCGCGCGCCTGCAGCAACGCCGCGAGGCTCGCTGCCATGAGACCCTTGCCGAGCGAGGAGACCACGCCGCCGGTGATGAAAATGTACCGCGCCATGGGACGCAACCCCTAACCTTCAAATACGCAACAGGGCAAGCGCGCGGTTGCCCGCACGCGACGAACCGACAATGATATCGGCGGATCAGCGTGCCAGCGGCACGCCATTGTCGGCCGGAGCCGGTGCCGGAGCGGCGGCGTTCTGCGCCGCGGCGGCCAACGGATCGGCCTGCGTGGCGGCCGTCGGCGGTGCCTGGGTCTGCGCGGCGGGCGCACGCCGCTGCAATGACGTGTCGACCGATACCGCGCCGCGGTGCGCCGCGATGAATGCCAGCGTGATGCTCATCAGGATGAACAATGCCGCCAGCACCGATGTGGCGCGGGTCAGGAAATCCGCCGCGCCGCGCGCCGACATCAACCCCGACGGGCTGCCCGAAGAGGTCAGGCCGCCGCCTTCCGACCGCTGCATCAGGATCACGGTGACGAGGGCCGCCGCGATGATGGCCTGGAGGACGATCAGGAAGGTGAACATGGGCTGGGTACGATTCCGACGTGAAGAAATCGGGCGGCGGCGCGAACGCGCGCCGCCCGGATCGCTGCGCACATAGGGGAGCGCCGCCGAAGGATCAACCGCGCCCGCACGGGCACCGCGACGGGTTGCCGTGCAAATTCGTAACAGTCCTGAAACCAGCCGCGAAAGCGGGCGTTAGTCAATCGATATCCGGGATCATCCGGCCTTCCATCAAACGGGACGAGGACATGGCGACATTGGCTCAACCCGAACTGAGTTCGTGGATGAATGCGCTGGTGGATTACGTGCGGTCGGGCGAACCCGATCTCACCAATCGCCAGATGGCGCTGCTGCTGGTCGTGTACCTGCGACCGGGGCCGCATACGGTGCGCGGGCTGGCGCGCATATTGAACGTGTCGAAGCCGGTGGTGACGCGCGCCTTGAACAGACTGGGGGCGCTGGGCTATCTGCGCCGCCAGCGCGACGACAGCGACAAACGCAACATCTTCGTCGCCCGCACGACCGAGGGGGCAGATTTTCTTGAAGAGTTCGGGCAGTTCATCGGCGAAGGGGACGCCGCCCCTGCCGCCGCTCGACCGGTCGGCGGCGCCGACACGGCCCGGGCGTAGCGGATTTGCGCTCACCGGCCGGTCGCGCGTGCTCGATCCGCGCACCAATGCCGTGCGCCCCGACATCGCCGACGTCAGGTTGGCCGACAGCGTCTTTGCGCCACACTACGCCGCGCCTCTGCGTCGGACCGTCCGGCACGCAGCGACGCTGCGCGAGGCGCGCGATCCCGGCAGCACGGTGCTCGCCACGCTGGCGCCGGGTGCGGCGTTCGACCTGCTCGACATGACCGGAGGGGTCGCCTGGGGTATCGCGGTCGAGGCGGGCCGCGTCGGCTATCTCGATGGCGCGGCGGTGCAGCCCCAATGACCGTGCGCGTCTTCATCGACGGCGCGGTCGGGACCACGGGGCTCGAAATCCGCGAGC
The genomic region above belongs to Sphingomonas phyllosphaerae 5.2 and contains:
- a CDS encoding Hsp20 family protein — translated: MRFDLTPYRRSTIGFDRLFDLIEANARSSAENYPPFNLERVADDRYRITLAVAGFSREEIEITAQQNLLLVTGKKDDKAENNQFLHLGIANRSFERRFELADFVFVEDARLNDGLLVIDLVREVPEAMKPKSISIRTGAPLAAVENKVADEAQAA
- a CDS encoding CTP synthase, yielding MARYIFITGGVVSSLGKGLMAASLAALLQARGYRVRIRKFDPYLNVDPGTMSPYQHGEVYVTDDGAETDLDLGHYERFTGVSARQSDNVTSGRIYKTIIERERRGDYLGATVQVIPHVTDAIKAFAKAETDDLDFVLCEIGGTVGDIESLPFIEAIRQLKNEVGRGNAISIHVTLVPYIAAAGELKTKPTQHSVRELAALGVQPDVLVCRCEQPLPESERAKIALFCNVPESAVIPALDAKSIYAVPLQYHGEGLDSEVLRAFGITPSSPPDLSRWAEIVERLMQPEGEVTVGVVGKYVGLQDAYKSLNEALVHGGIANRVKVNIRWIDAELFEGDDDSEIAAHLEPCDAILVPGAFGSRGAEGKIASVRFAREHNVPYFGICFGMQMACVEGARDLAGIAQASSTEFGPTTEPVVGLITEWMGERGLEKRAENGDLGGTMRLGAYPAALTGNSVVASIYGSDTIEERHRHRYEVNTSYREALEKGGLVFSGMSPDGTLPEIVERPDHPWFVGVQFHPELKSKPFDPHPLFASFIAAAVKQSRLV
- the secG gene encoding preprotein translocase subunit SecG; this encodes MFTFLIVLQAIIAAALVTVILMQRSEGGGLTSSGSPSGLMSARGAADFLTRATSVLAALFILMSITLAFIAAHRGAVSVDTSLQRRAPAAQTQAPPTAATQADPLAAAAQNAAAPAPAPADNGVPLAR
- a CDS encoding SGNH/GDSL hydrolase family protein, coding for MMGRSAGLLCAVAMMVAVPAAAQTTVPPFSSLTVFGDSLVDAGNVRKLGFGADPAKGYVDGRFTNGYDYTDLLSIAMFGTPTVASLNNGSNFAFGGARATATTFVPDALEQVGLYKLALAGGKTADPRGLYVLNFGGNDVFAAVEGPASGVTDPDAYLRTAAANYAAAVAALGKLGARNILLTGFPVAIPGAPLAYSIKAEGYLSSELAKLQLTPDTRLMRYSYLDFFGRLQANPAAYDLPDTLILPVEKRPETTCQGAAAFPACTGYFSFDGTHPTAAVHRALYNDINSTFGFGLAAVPEPATWAMLLLGFASVGAALRRDRRRRVPA
- a CDS encoding MarR family transcriptional regulator gives rise to the protein MNALVDYVRSGEPDLTNRQMALLLVVYLRPGPHTVRGLARILNVSKPVVTRALNRLGALGYLRRQRDDSDKRNIFVARTTEGADFLEEFGQFIGEGDAAPAAARPVGGADTARA
- a CDS encoding SH3 domain-containing protein is translated as MLDPRTNAVRPDIADVRLADSVFAPHYAAPLRRTVRHAATLREARDPGSTVLATLAPGAAFDLLDMTGGVAWGIAVEAGRVGYLDGAAVQPQ